CCGGCTACCGCATCACGCGCGCCCACGGCCATGTACTCGGCACGATCGTGCGCACGCTCTCGCTCGGCGCCGGGCTCGGAGCCATCGGCAGTGCGCTCGGAGGCGGCGAGGGGGGCGAGATCACCGCCTACTCGCAGTTGCTGTGGGAGAACCGCCAAGAGGCGATCAAGCGGATGTGGGCCGACGCCGAGCAACGCGGCGCCAACGCGGTCGTCGGCATGCGCTTCGACTCGAACGACCTCGAGGGCGTCGCCGAGGTGTGCGCCTTCGGCACCGCGGTGACGGTCGAGCCGATCTAGCGGTCGTGCGCGGATCGCGTCAGGCCCGAGCCGCGCGCACTAGCTGCGGCCAGTCCTTCGCCTGTGCGATGTGCGCCTCGGTCACCAGCAGGTAGTGCCAGACGCCGAAGGAACGCGAGGCGTTGACGCGCAGGATCCAGGCCTCCGCCGCTGCCGCCTTCTCCACAACATCGGCGGCGTGCTCATCGCGATCCGACTTGGCTTCGAGCAACCAATGCTCTCCATCGACGACGGCGACGAAGTCCGGGTAGTAGCGCTGGCCGCTGTCCCGCGTGATCCACGCCTGCCCGCCATCGCGCTGCGTGTAGAGGCGCTGCCACCGCTCGACCTGCTCCCACGAGTCGAGTTTGTGGGCGAGCGCCCATTCCGCCGTCGCTGAGTCGAACGCGGCGTACTGCTCGATCGAACGCGACCACGGGCCCGCCCACGCACCTTTGCGGAACTCGTCCCACTTGGACCGCATGTTGGTCGGGCGCATACGGGCCTCCGGGATCTCGACCGGATCCCACGTCCGAGCGGGCCGCGCCATGGCGCCCCTATAGGCGGCTGCCACCAGCTCCGTCAGCGCGTCCTCGGCAAGGCTCGCCGTATCGCCGCTCCAGCGATAGTGCTCCCCGCTCGTCACTCCCGCGCCGCGGAGGAATGCATCGACGAGGTCGTCGAGGCGAGCGAGCT
The Protaetiibacter sp. SSC-01 genome window above contains:
- a CDS encoding YbjQ family protein; protein product: MTTDEIPGYRITRAHGHVLGTIVRTLSLGAGLGAIGSALGGGEGGEITAYSQLLWENRQEAIKRMWADAEQRGANAVVGMRFDSNDLEGVAEVCAFGTAVTVEPI